The proteins below are encoded in one region of Mycobacterium shinjukuense:
- a CDS encoding CBS domain-containing protein, with translation MRAEDMAEEFPVISIDSNALDAARTLAQHGLPGLVVTDTSGRPYAVLPASQVVRFIVPRYVQDDPSLAGVLNESMADRCAEKLSGKKVRDVLPDHLIDVPPVNADDTIIEVAALMARLRSPLIAVVKNGRLHGVITASRLLAAALKT, from the coding sequence ATGCGCGCCGAGGACATGGCCGAAGAGTTTCCGGTAATCAGCATCGACTCCAACGCGTTGGACGCCGCCCGGACGCTCGCCCAGCACGGCCTGCCGGGCCTCGTGGTCACCGACACGTCGGGACGCCCGTACGCGGTGCTGCCCGCCTCCCAGGTGGTGCGGTTCATCGTGCCGCGCTACGTGCAAGACGACCCCTCGCTCGCCGGTGTGCTCAACGAGTCCATGGCCGACCGCTGCGCGGAAAAGTTGAGCGGCAAGAAGGTGCGCGATGTGCTGCCAGACCACTTGATCGACGTGCCCCCGGTCAATGCCGACGACACCATCATCGAGGTGGCCGCGCTGATGGCTCGGCTGCGCAGCCCGCTCATCGCCGTCGTCAAAAACGGTAGGTTGCACGGGGTGATCACGGCATCGCGCCTGCTGGCCGCGGCCCTGAAGACCTGA